A segment of the Candidatus Andeanibacterium colombiense genome:
TAGAGTTGTTCGCGGGTGATCTCGGTCGCGAGCAGACGCTCGGACGCATCGGAAACCTGGTCTTCCGGATAGTGCCACGGGCTTTCCGGCATCAGTCCGGCGAGGCTGGTCTTGAGTTCGGGCACACCGTCGCCGGTCAACGCAGAAACGAAGAATACCTCGTCGAAATTCGCCTTGCCGGTCAGGTCCTGCGCCAGCGCCAGCAGCGGTTCCTTCGCGCTCGCATCGACCTTGTTGAGCACCAGCAATTTGCGTTCGGGCCGGTTGGCCAGCGCTTCGACCAGCGGTTCCAGCTCGTGCCGGCGCTGCTTGACCGGATCGACCACCAGCACCACCGCATCGGCCGCCGTGGTACCTTCCCAGGCCGCGCTGACCATCGCCCGATCGAGCCGTCGCCGCGGCTCGAAGATTCCCGGAGTGTCCGCCAGGATGATCTGCGTCTCACCTTCTAGCGCGATCCCCAGCAGGCGCGCGCGCGTGGTCTGCGCCTTGGCGCTGGTGATCGCGACCTTCTGGCCGACCAATGCATTGACCAGGGTCGACTTGCCCGCATTGGGCGCGCCGATCACCGCGACTACTCCGCAACGCTGCGTCATCCGAACCGCTCCATAAATGCTTGTGCCGCCTGTTTTTCCGCTTCGCCCTTGCTCGGCGCGGTCGCTTCCGCCTCGCCGACGCCCTTTACCGAAACCGCCACGGTGAAGCGCGCGGCATGGTCGGGGCCGGCGCGATCGACCAGCCGGTATTCCGGCATACGCCGTCCGCTGCCCGCCGCCCACTCCTGAAGTGCGCTTTTGGGATGCTTGGCCTCGCCGACGCCGCCGCCCACGGTCTCGGCCCAGAACTTGCGGACGAGATTGCGTGTGGCGCCGAACCCGTGCTCGACGAAATTCGCGCCGAGCACGGCTTCCATTACGTCGCCGAGGATATTGTCGCTGTCCGCTCCGCCATCGGCCCTGGCCTGCGAGCCGAGCCGGATATGCGGAGCCAGGCCGATCGCGCGCGCGATCCCGGCGCAGGTCGCGCCGCTGACCAGTGCGTTGAGCCGCTGCGACAGCCGCCCTTCGGCATCGCCGTCGCGCTCATAGAGCCATTCGGCGATCGACAGGCCGAGCACCCGGTCGCCGAGAAACTCGAGCCGCTGGTAATCGCGCTTCTCGCCGGTGCTGCCGTGGGTCAGCGCCTCGCGCCACAGCGCCTCGTCGGCCAGCGGGCCGAAGCCGAGCGCTTCGAGGAAGGCGCGGGTCTCGGGATCCAGAGTGCCGCTCAAAACGTGCCCCCGATCCGGCTCCAGCGTGCGGCGGTGAACCAGCTCCACGGCTTGATCCATTCGGCCGAACCGTCGGTCGACCAGATCATCACCGATGCCTTGCCGACCAGATTGTCCTGCGGCACCAGCCCGACGCCCTGTCCGTCGGCGGCCGGGAAGCGGCTGTCCATCGAATTGTCGCGGTTGTCGCCCATCAGGAACAGCATCCCGTCGGGCACCACGCGCGGCGGCGTATCGTCCTGCCAGGTGGTGCCGAAATCGAGCACCTTGTAGCCGATCCCGTTGGGCAGGGTCTCGACGAATTGCGAATAGCGGCAGACCCGGCCGTCCGGCGTCTGCTCCTCGAACTTCAGCGAAAAGCAGGCCGAGACGCGCTCCCTGGCCTTCGCATCGCGCAGCATCGCCGCATCGATCGGCTGAACGAAATCGGCGATGCGGCGCTTCTTCACCTCGACCCCGTTGATGAACAGCACCCCTCCGACCATCTGGATCTGGTCGCCCGGCAGGCCGATCACGCGCTTGATGTAATCTTCCTTTTCGCGCGGCGGGGCCTTGAAGATCACCACGTCGCCGCGCTCCGGCTGGCTCGCGAGGATGCGGCCCTTGGGGAAAGGGCGCAGGCCGAACGGCAGCGAATAATTCGAGAAGCCGTAATTCCATTTCGACGCGAGCAGGTAATCGCCGATCTGCAGCCGCGGCATCATGCTTTCGCTGGGGATGCTGAACGGAGCGTAGGCGAAGCTGCGGAAGACGAACATCACCACCGCCAGCTTGAGCAGGAACAGCAAGAAGCTGCTTTCCTTCTTCTTCTGCCCTTCGCGGACCAGCTTCGCGCGGGAATGTTCGGATTTTTCCGGGGCGGGCGGAGGCAGGTCGAGAACGGTTTCGGTCATCGCGCCGACCCCCGTCCCAGGGGCGAAGTTGACACTGTTGACACAGTACTGGGACAAAACTCCGGCACTCCGGCCGCCGGTTGGAACGGCGGCGTTTTTCTCGCGTTTCTGGCCTTTTCAATCATCGCGGCAGGCCTTACCCGTCAGGCCGTCTGTAGGAAAGGGGCAGCATGAACGCTACCGCATCGGCCTGGAAAAAATTATCGGCCCATCGGCCCGAAACGCTTTCCCACTTGTTCGGGGACGAGGGCCGGGTGGCGAAATATTCGGCCCGGCTGGAACTGCCCGAGGGCGGGATCCTGTTCGACTGGTCGAAGACACACCTGGATGACGAACTGGTCGCGGGGTTCGAGGAACTGGCCGTCGCGGCGGGCTTCGCTGCGATGCGCGCAAAACTGTTCGCGGGCGAGGTGGTCAACCCCACCGAAGGGCGCGCGGCGGTGCATCCGGCGATGCGCGGCAGCGGCGATCCGGTCGGGGTCGAGGAAGCACAGGCACTGCTGCGACGCATGGGCATGCTGGTCGAGGCGATCCATGACGGTGCGCTGGGTGAGATCAAGCACCTGATCCATGTCGGCATCGGCGGTTCCGCGCTCGGCCCGGCACTGGCGGTGGACGCGCTGGCGCGGGACGAGCGGCTGGTCGACGTCCATGTGGTTTCCAATATCGACGGCTGCGCGCTGGAAGAGGCGTTCAAGGCCTGCGATCCGCGGACCACGCTGCTCGCGGTCGCATCCAAGACCTTCACCACGATCGAGACCATGACCAACGCCACCAGCGTGCTCGCGTGGCTGGCGCAGGAAGGGGTCGAGGATCCCTATGGCCGCGTCGTCGCGCTGACCGCGGCGCCCAAGAAGGCAGTCGAATGGGGCGTGGACGAGACCCGCGTGCTGCCGTTCCCGGAAACGGTCGGCGGGCGCTATTCGCTGTGGTCGTCGATCGGCTTCCCGGTCGCGCTGGCGGTCGGCATGGGCGAGTTCGAGGAATTCCTTGCCGGCGCGCGGGCGGTGGACGCGCATTTCGAAAGCGCCGAGGGCTTCGCCAACCTCCCGCTGCGCGCGGCCTTCGCCGATCTCTATTACGCCCGCATCCGCGGCTGCCAGACCCGCGCCTGCTTCGCCTATGACGAGCGGCTGCGGCTGCTCCCGTCCTATCTCCAGCAGCTCGAGATGGAGAGCAACGGCAAGAGCGTGACGGCGGACGGCGCTCCGGTGCAGGGCCCGACCGCGCCGATCACCTGGGGCGGGGTCGGCACCGACGCGCAGCACGCGGTGTTCCAGCTGCTCCACCAGGGGACCAATCTGGTGCCGGTGGATTTCATCGCCAGTGTCATTTCCGGCGATACGCTCGATCCCGCGCATCACCGTGTCCTGTTGATGAACTGCTTCGCCCAAGGCGCGGCGCTGATGGCGGGCAAGGCCAGCGACGACGGCGCGCGCGCCTATCCGGGCGACCGCCCCTCGGCGACGATATTGTGCGACGATCTCAACCCGGCGGCCCTCGGCGCGCTGATCGCATTCCACGAGCACCGCACCTTCGCCAATGCGGTGCTGATGGAGATCAACCCGTTCGACCAGTTCGGGGTCGAACTGGGCAAGGAGATCGCCAACCGGATCGACGCCGGTGGCGCGGATTTCGATGCGAGTACCAAGGGGCTGCTGAAGGCGGCTGGGCTGGGGTGAACCAACTCCTCGTCATTGCGAGGAGCGTAGCGACGAAGCAATCCAGGGCAGCGCGCAATACGCTCTGGATTGCTTCGCTCCGCTCGCAATGACGAGGAACGGTGTTGTCCAAATCCACCCCCGCCACGAAAGCCCTCGAAGCCGCCGGTGCCGCCTTCACCGTCCACACCTATGACTATGACCCAGACGTCGAGCGCATCGGTCTCCATGCAGCCGAAGCGCTCGGCGAGGATCCGGCACAGATGCTCAAGACATTGATGGTTCTGCTCGACGGCAAGCCGGCCTGCGCGGTGATCCCGGCGGACAGGGAGGTCGCGATGAAGAAGCTCGCGGCGGCGCTGGGCGGGAAGCACGCTGAAATGATGAAGCCGGCCGAGGCCGAGCGGGTGACCGGCTACAAGATCGGCGGGATCAGCGCCTTCGGCCAGCGGCGCAAGGTGCCGACCGCGATCGAGGCGGCGGCTTTGGAGCAGCCCTATGTCTATATCAACGGCGGCCAGCGCGGGCTGCAGGTGCGGCTCGATCCGCAGGAGGCCGCGCGGGTCCTGAATGCGGCAGTTGTGACAATCGTCGCATAAGTTTGCCGTGTGATAAGGTCGGGCTTATTTAAACGTTTATGCGGATCTTCGACATCCTCGGCGATCCGGTCCGCCGCCGCATTCTCGAGCTGCTCGGCACACGCGAGATGAGCGCGGGTGAGCTGGTCGAGGCGATCCGCGGCGAATTCGGGATCAGCCAGCCGGCCGTGTCGCAGCATTTGCGCGTGCTGCGCGAAGGCGGCCTTTCGGTGGTGCGGGCCGAGGCGCAGCGGCGGCTCTATACGCTCCGCGCCGAGCCGCTCGCCGAGATCGAGGCCTGGCTCGCCGGGTTCCACACCAAGCCGGCCAAGGCTTCGGACAAGAAACTCCGCAAGGAGGCCAAGCACGGCAAGAAGCGCAAGAAGCACAAGGCGGCTCTCGCGCATCTGCCCAAGGTCCCGAAGCGGCGGAAATCGAAGAGCTAAGCTTTCTATCGGCTCAATAAGCAAAAGGCACTGGCCTCGCCGCGGGCTCGCTCCCATATGCGCTCCAAACGGAGTCTCCCATGGCCACTTACGACTACGACCTTTTCGTCATCGGCGCCGGTTCGGGCGGCGTGCGCGCGAGCCGGATTGCCGCGAGCCACGGCGCGAAGGTCGCGGTGGCCGAGGAATACCGCGTCGGCGGGACCTGCGTGATCCGCGGCTGCGTGCCGAAGAAGATGCTGGTTTACGGTTCGATGTTCGCCGAGGAGCTGGAACACGCGGCCAATTACGGCTGGACGATCGGGGAGGCCTCGTTCGACTGGGGCAAGCTCCGCGATTTCGTCGCGGCCGACGTCGACCGGATCGAGGCGCTTTATGGCAAGACGCTCGAGAGCCACAAGGTCGAGACTTTCCACGAGCGTGCGACTGTCACCGGGCCGCATTCGGTGAGGCTTGCCTCGGGCAAGGAAATTACCGCCAAATATATCCTCGTCGCGGTCGGGGGCTGGCCGATCACGCCCGACTTTCCCGGCGCCGAGCATTGCATCACCTCGAACGAGGTGTTCGAACTGCCCGAGCAGCCCAAGCGGCTGGTAGTGCAGGGCGCCGGCTATATCGCGCTGGAATTCGCGGGCGTGTTCGACGCGCTCGGCAGCCATGTCACCGTGGTCAACCGCAGCGAGACGATCCTGCGCCATTACGACGAGGGGATCGTCGAGCGCCTGCTGCATATCGCGATGATGCGCGGGATCGATTTCCGCATGCATTGCGAGATTTCAAAGGTCGAGAAGCAGAAGGACGGCTCGTTGCTGGTCTATACCGGCAAGGGCGATCCGATCCATGCCGACCAGGTGCTGATCGCGACCGGACGCAAGCCGAACACCGCGGGGCTCGGGCTGGAGAAGGCCGGGATCGAACTCGGAGAGAATGACCAGATTCCGGTCGACGAGAGCAACAAGACCAGTTGCGACAGCATCTACGCGGTGGGCGACGTGACCGACCGGATCCAGCTCACCCCGGTCGCGATCCGCGAAGGCCACGCTTTCGCCGACAGCGTGTTCGGCGGCAATCCGCGCACGGTGAATTACGACAATATCCCGAGCGCGGTGTTCTCGCAGCCGCCGATCGCCGGCGTCGGCATGACCGAGGCCAAGGCGCGCGCGATCTATGGCAATGTGAAGGTGTTTTCCTCGGAATTCCGCCCGATGAAGAACATCTTCTCCGACGCACCCGAGCGCGGGCTCTACAAGATGATCGTGGATGAGGCGTCGGACAAGATCCTCGGCATCCACATGATCGGGCCGGAATCGCCGGAGATCCTGCAGGTCGCGGCAATCGCGCTGACCGCGGGGCTGACCAAGCAGGCGTTCGACGACACGGTCGCGCTGCATCCGTCGATGGCGGAGGAGTTGGTGCTGTTGAAGTAGGAGCGGCGCCCCCTCTCCAACTGCGGCTAGGCAACAAGTTGCCAAGCCTTCGTATCCTCTCCCCCGATCGGGGGAGAGGATAGCATAGCTTGCTCCGTAAGGAGCTAGCGGAGCTTGGAGAGGGGGCCTTGTTCCCCTCGCTTCACAAGTCTACCCCTTGTGAAACCACAACAGCGGGGGAGCATTTGTCCGCCAATATCGCCGAACTCGAACGCCGCCGCGCCGCCGCCATGGTCGGCGGGGGGCAGGAGCGGGTCGATGCGCAGCATGCGAAAGGCAAGCTGACCGCGCGCGAACGGATCTCCGTGTTGCTGGACGAAGGCTCGTTCGAAGAGCTCGACATGTATGTCGAGCATAATTGCGACGATTTCGGGATGGAGCACACCAAAGTCCCCGGCGACGGGGTGGTGACCGGCAGCGGCACGATCAACGGTCGGCTGGCCTTTGTCTATGCGCAGGATTTCACCGTGTTCGGCGGCTCATTGTCCGAACGCCATGCGCAGAAGATCTGCAAGATCATGGACATGGCACTCAAGGTCGGCGCGCCGGTGATCGGGCTCAACGATTCCGGCGGTGCACGCATCCAGGAAGGCGTCGCGGCGCTCGGCGGCTATGCCGAGGTGTTCCAGCGCAATGTCAGCGCCAGCGGAGTGGTCCCGCAGCTCAGCCTGATCATGGGGCCCTGCGCGGGCGGGGCGGTGTACTCCCCGGCGATGACCGACTTCATCTTCATGGTGAAGGGGACCAGCTACATGTTCGTCACCGGGCCTGACGTGGTCAAGACCGTCACCAACGAGATCGTCAGCCAGGAGGAACTCGGCGGGGCTACAACCCACACGACCCGCACCGGGGTCGCCGATCTCGCGCTCGAAAACGACCTCGAGGCGCTGCTCGCCGCGCGACAATTCTTCGATTTCCTGCCGCTTTCGAACCGCGACGAACTGCCCGAACGGCCGACGTCCGACCCGTGGGACAGACAAGAGGACAGCCTCGACACGCTGATCCCCGACAATGCGAACGAGCCTTACGACATGCACGAACTGGTGCGGAAGGTACTCGACGAAGGCGACTTCTTCGAACTCCAGCCGGATCACGCGGGCAACATCATCATCGGCTTCGGCCGGGTCGAGGGGCGCACCGTGGGCGTGGTCGCGAACCAGCCGATGGTGCTGGCCGGCTGCCTCGACATCAATTCCTCGAAAAAGGCCGCGCGCTTCGTGCGCTTTTGCGATTGCTTCGAGATCCCGATCCTGACCTTCGTCGACGTCCCCGGCTTCCTTCCCGGCACCGCCCAGGAACTCGGCGGGATCATCAAGCACGGCGCCAAGCTGCTCTACGCCTATGCCGAGGCGACCGTGCCCAAGATCACCGTGATCACCCGCAAGGCCTATGGCGGCGCCTACGATGTGATGAGTTCCAAGCATCTGCGCGGCGACCTCAACTATGCCTGGCCGACCGCCGAGATCGCGGTGATGGGCGCCAAGGGCGCGGTCGAGATCATCTTCCGCAAGGAAAGTGCCCACCCCGAACGCCTCGCCGAACGGACCCGCGAATATGAAGAGGCCTTCGCCAACCCCTTCGTCGCGGCGAGCAAGGGCTTCATCGACGAGGTGATCTATCCCCACTCGACCCGGCGAAGGATTGCGCTGGGGTTAAGGAAACTTCGGAACAAACAACTCGACAATCCGTGGAAGAAGCACGGGAATATGCCGCTGTGAATGCCCTGTTCCACGCCGGCGGCCAACTCGCCATGGCTGCGAACGGAGCGGTCTTTTGTTTGGTGCTGATCCGCCGGAAGGACCGAACAGTGGTGTTGGGAGAGCCACCGGGAGAAGTGTCCTACCCTTTTTTGTATTGGGCCGGTCTTGCGCTCGGGGGCGCCTGGACGTTGTTGATGGCTTGGGAGTTGGGGAGCGCCGTTTTACGCGCGATCGCATGAAGTCTCATACCGGCCTGGCATTGAAGTCCGTGTTTATGGGGTTTGAGAGCCCTAAAGGATGCCAAAGCAATTCAGCCCGGCGAAAGGGGAGAGGCGCTTAAGGCGCAATGATGGAATACCGTTCGATCAAGTTCGACATCGCCCGTGAGATCGCCACCATCACCCTGGCGCGGCCGGCCAAGCTCAATGCGCTGACGCCCGACATGGCGGACGAGATCCGCCATGCGCTGAGTTCGACCGAGGACGCGCGCAGCGTGCTGATCCGCAGCGAGGGGCGGGCGTTCTGCTCGGGCGCGGACCTCACCTCGATCATGGCCGGCGGCGATCCGGGCGAGGGGGCATATCTGTCGCTCGAGCGTCATTACCACCCGTTGCTGCTCGACATTGCGGAGCACCGCCTGCCGGTGGTGGCCGAGGTCAATGGTGCGGCCGCCGGGATCGGCTGCAGCCTCGCTCTGGCCTGCGACTTCTGCATCGCGGGCGAGGGCGCCTATTTCCTGCTCGCCTTCGTCAACATCGGACTGGTGCCCGATGGCGGCGCCAGCTGGATCCTGCCGCGGCTGATCGGCCGGGCCCGCGCGGCCGAGATGCTGATGCTGGGCGAGAAGGTCCACGGCCCGCAGGCGCAGCAATGGGGGCTGATCCACCGCTGCGTGCCGGAGAATATGCTCGAGCACAGCGCGCATGCGATCGCGCGCAAGCTCGCGCGCGGGCCGACCGGGGCGCTCGCGCTGATGAAACGCAATCTGTTCGATGCCGCCGCCCATTCCTATGGCGCGACGATGGCGCAGGAGGCGGAGGCCCAGCGCCTGATCGCCGCGACCGAGGATGCCGAGGAAGGCATCACCGCCTTCCTCACCCGCCGCGAACCCAAGTTCAAAGGACGATGATGCGCCTGTTCCTCGCCGCCTCCACCATATTGCTGGCCTGTGCAGCCCCGCTTGCGGCAGAGCCGCCGGCGGTGGCCTCCGCGCCGGTCACGGTGGGCGAACAACTGACCCTGCGCTCCGCCGTGCTGGGCGAGGAGCGCCATCTCGCGATCTATCTCCCGCCCTCCTATGCCAAGGGCACCAAGACCTATCCGGTGCTTTATCTGATCGACGGCGGGGTCGATCAGGATTTCCTTCATGTCTCCGGCACCACGTCCCTCAATTCGATCTGGGGGCGCTCCCAGGAAGCGATCGTGGTCGGGATCGAGACGATCGACCGGCGCAAGGAGCTGGTCGGTCCGACGCACAGCGCCGAACTGCTCAAGCAATATCCGACCGCAGGCCATTCGGCCGATTTCCGCCGGTACATTGCGGACGAAGTGATCCCGCTGGTCGAGGCGCGCTATCGCACAAACGGCAATCGCGGGGTTATCGGGGAATCGCTCGCGGGCCTGTTCATCGTCGAGACCGCGCTGGAGCAGCCGGATCTGTTCCAGCATTATGCGGCGATCAGTCCAAGCCTGTGGTGGGACGATGGGCGGCTTGCGTTCGGCGCCGGCGATGTGCTGGCGAAGCAGGGCAAGGCGCCGAAGCTCTATATGGCAGTCGGCAGCGAGGGGCCCGAGATGCAGGCCGGGTTCGACCGGGTGGTTGCGGCGCTTACCGCGCTGGCGCCGCCATCGGAAACCGGCTGGTGCGCGGTGGTCCGGCCCGATCTGCGCCATTCGACCACCTATCACGCGCTGAGCCCTTCGGCGCTGCAGTTCCTGTTCCCGGTTCCGAGCGACGAGCCGCCTTACGAAGGCTTCGAGCCGGCCTGTTCGGCGGCCGAAAAGCACGCGCGGACGCTCGACGGGAAGTGATTTCGTCCGGCCGGGGAAATCGCTAGGAAGCCCTATGACCATCCGTACCGACTGGACCCGCGAAGAGATCGCCGAACTGTTCGATCTCCCCTTCACCAAACTCGTGTTCCGTGCCGCCGAGGTTCACCGCGCGCATCACGCGGCGGATGAGGTCCAGCTCTGCACGCTGCTGTCGATCAAGACCGGCGGCTGCCCCGAGGATTGCGGCTATTGCGCGCAATCGGTGAAGGCCGACAGCGGGGTGACGCCGGGCAAGTTGATGGATGTCCGCTCGGTGCTGCAGATGGCGGCGCAGGCGAAGGACGCGGGCAGCCAGCGGTTCTGCATGGGCGCGGCGTGGCGCAACCCGAAAGACCGCGACATGCCGGCGATCGTCCAGATCGTCGCCGGCGTCAGCGCGATGGGGCTCGAGACCTGCATGACTTTGGGGATGCTGACGCCGAACCAGGCGGACATGCTCGCCGAAGCCGGGCTCGACTATTACAACCACAATATCGACAGCAGCCCCGAATATTACGAGCGGGTGATCTCGACCCGCAGTTTCGCCGACCGGCTCGACACGCTGGAGAACGTCCGCGGCGCCGGGATCAATGTGTGCTCGGGCGGGATCGTCGGGATGGGCGAGACGCGCGCGGACCGGGTCGGCTTCGTCCACACCCTCGCCACCCTGCCGCAGCACCCGGAAAGCGTACCGGTCAACGCGCTGGTCCCGGTCAAGGGTACGGTTTTGGGCGACATGCTCGCCGATACGCCGTTGACGAAGATCGACGACATCGAATTCGTGCGCACCGTCGCGGTCGCGCGGATCACCATGCCGCTGAGCATGGTGCGGCTTTCGGCTGGACGGGAGAGCATGAGCGAGGCGACCCAGGCCCTGTGCTTCCTCGCCGGGGCGAACTCGATCTTCACCGGCGACAAATTGCTCACCGCGCCCAATGCGGGCGACGATACCGACAAGGCTTTGTTCGCCCGGCTCGGGCTCAAGCCGCTGGCGGGCGAGGAGCCGCTGCGGGCGAGCAGGGCGGCCGTAAACGAACCGGCGGAATAGCGGCGGCTACGCCAGCGCCAGATCCTCCGGCTTGCCGCCGCCCATCAGCGGCTTGGCGAGGAACAATTTGAAAAGCAGCAGCGCGCCGCCGCACACGGCCGAGAAGCCCATGTGGATCGCCCAGAAACTCGTGGTCGGAATGCTGCCGTACCAGGTTCCGACATAGCCGGTCATCGCGCCATCGACGAAGAAGCCGATGAAATAGAACGCAATCACGGTCGAATTGAGCTGCTTCGGCGCAAGGCGGGCATAGAGCGCGAGCCCCACCGGCAGGATGTGGGCGAAGGCGATCGAGTTGACCACATGAAACATCACCGGCCAAAACATACCGATCTTGCCGCCCTCCGGCTGGGTCAGCGCGGCCATATAGAGGCAGCCGACCCCGAACACCGAAATTGCAGAGCCGATGATCATCTTGCTCAGCTCGTCGGGCTCCTTCCAGCGCTTGCCGTACCAGCGATAGAACAACGCCACGCCCGCGAGGAAGGCTACGCTGACGATCGCGTCGAGCGTCACCAGCCAGGTGGTCGGCAGGCGGATGCCGAAGAACACCAGATCGAATTGCTGATCGGCCCAGACGATATAGGCGCCGAAGATCTGGTCGTTCGGGACCTGCCCCAGGGCGATGATCGGGATCAGCAGCAGTGCCGCCAGCACCGCCAGCCAGTCGCGCCGGTTCATCGGCTCCATCGTCGGCCGGTCTTTCGCCGCCGTCCGGCCAGGAACATCGAAATGCTCCTTCGGCAGATATTTCTGGCCGGCGATATAGATCGCAAGGCCCAGCAGCATCCCGATCCCGGCCGCGCCGAAGCCCCAGTGCCAGCCGACTTTCTCGCCCAGCGTCCCGATCACCAGCGGCGATGCGATCACCCCGGCGTTGATCCCGAGATAGAATATCTGGAACGCGTCCGCGCGGCGCAAATCCTCCGGCTTGTAGAGCGAGCCGACCTGGCTTGAGATATTGCCCTTGAACATGCCCGCGCCGAGCACGAGGCAGACCAGCGCGAGCACGAAGGTCACGTTGAACGCCATCAGGAAATGGCCGAGCGCCATCGTGACCGCGCCGAGCAGCACGGTGCGGCGCTTGCCGAGCACCTGGTCCGCCAGTAATCCGCCGAAGATCGGGGTGAGATAGACGCCGGCCGCGTAGGCCCCGGCGATCGCGATCGCGAAAGGCTCGCCCTGTAGCCCGCCGAACAGTTTGCGCAGCGTCTCGATCCCGGCGATCTTGCTGACTTGCTCGGCTTGGAACAGGAAGTGGATCATGTAGAGCGGCAACAGCGCTCGCATCCCGTA
Coding sequences within it:
- the bioB gene encoding biotin synthase BioB, giving the protein MTIRTDWTREEIAELFDLPFTKLVFRAAEVHRAHHAADEVQLCTLLSIKTGGCPEDCGYCAQSVKADSGVTPGKLMDVRSVLQMAAQAKDAGSQRFCMGAAWRNPKDRDMPAIVQIVAGVSAMGLETCMTLGMLTPNQADMLAEAGLDYYNHNIDSSPEYYERVISTRSFADRLDTLENVRGAGINVCSGGIVGMGETRADRVGFVHTLATLPQHPESVPVNALVPVKGTVLGDMLADTPLTKIDDIEFVRTVAVARITMPLSMVRLSAGRESMSEATQALCFLAGANSIFTGDKLLTAPNAGDDTDKALFARLGLKPLAGEEPLRASRAAVNEPAE
- a CDS encoding peptide MFS transporter produces the protein MTATEVTPELAIIDRNDRAFLGHPKGLGYLAFTEAWERFSFYGMRALLPLYMIHFLFQAEQVSKIAGIETLRKLFGGLQGEPFAIAIAGAYAAGVYLTPIFGGLLADQVLGKRRTVLLGAVTMALGHFLMAFNVTFVLALVCLVLGAGMFKGNISSQVGSLYKPEDLRRADAFQIFYLGINAGVIASPLVIGTLGEKVGWHWGFGAAGIGMLLGLAIYIAGQKYLPKEHFDVPGRTAAKDRPTMEPMNRRDWLAVLAALLLIPIIALGQVPNDQIFGAYIVWADQQFDLVFFGIRLPTTWLVTLDAIVSVAFLAGVALFYRWYGKRWKEPDELSKMIIGSAISVFGVGCLYMAALTQPEGGKIGMFWPVMFHVVNSIAFAHILPVGLALYARLAPKQLNSTVIAFYFIGFFVDGAMTGYVGTWYGSIPTTSFWAIHMGFSAVCGGALLLFKLFLAKPLMGGGKPEDLALA